Sequence from the Exiguobacterium sp. FSL W8-0210 genome:
TTGCTGGAACTGCGGTGACGACCGATCCATTCTACTGCGTCGGCTGGATGAACCTACTCGTTTAAAGAGCGAGTGCTGACCTCTTTTTATGTAAGACCAAAACAAAAAGGACATCATCCGATAGCGAGTTTCGTAAAACTTGCTACTGAACAATGTCCTTTTCTATACTAAAACCTTGAATGTTCAAGGTTTCCTTAGTATGATAAGTGCATCTAAGTTGGAGTCACGTCCTATGTGCCTTCAACGATCAATAGCTAGTGTTCCACCACTCGCTATTCAAAAGCGTCACTTCGTTGATCATCTACTCGTCGCCAAACGAGCAGATGGGAGAAGTGGCGTTTTTTGTTGTTCCGTCCGTATTTTGTTACTGATTATTGTACGCTTACATCAATTTTCTGACAACATTTTATTTAGAAGACTTTAAAATAAAACTATCGAAAAAGTACTACTAGTATATATACTAGTAGTACTCCCTCGATTTATTTTTTTGAGATACGTTGCGTGTACTACTAGTATATATACTAGTAGTACAGTTAAAGTAAATAAAATAATACATAGTCTGTTACTAGTATATATACTAGTAACAGGTCAATCAAAAAAAGAAAGGTGATTTTAATGTCTTCAAACAAACGTGTTCCTTTGAAAACAGCAGTGTATCGAGAATTAGATACTATTTTGCCAATTATGCTGGCAGAAGGATCTGTTTTCTCTCGGGTAAGCTTGATAGCGATTTTAAATCAATTAAAACAATCTATGATATTAAAACCCGCATATGGATACGGGAAATTTGTAACTGCGTTAATAGACTTGAATGTTTTAAAAAAAGTGAAATTCACATTGCCTAATCATTCAACTACCTCTAGATATGTTTTGATTCAAGGAATCGAAACTGCAGTTCATCCTTTTGAGATCGCTTTAAGCCTACTACCCAATTCTTATTTATCGCATTACAGCGCGCTTTTTTTAAACGACCTTACAAACAATGTCCCTAAAGAAATTTTCATAAACAGGGAACAAACTAAAAAACCTGTGGACCCTCAAAACATTCTTACCCAAAAAAAAATAGACTATGCTTTTAATAGACCTATGAGACGAACAAATCAAATCGCAAGCTTCCATTACGAAGGACGCGAATATTTAGTCCACATGTTGAACGGTAAGTACACAGGGAACTTAGGAATCATAAATAAAAAATCACCACAACTTTCTAGGAAAGTCCGTGTCACAAACCTTGAAAGAACGCTCATAGATTGTGTAGTAAGACCTAGTTATTCAGGTGGACCAGAAGAAATCATGTCGGCTTTTAAAAGAGCTGCTGAAGATATCTCGGTTAATCGCTTAGTGGGATACCTGAAAAAAATAGACTACAAATACCCTTACCAAAATCCAATTGCTTTCTACATGGTGGCGAATGGTTATAAATCAAATAGTATGAAATTAATAAAAGACCATATAGATCACGAATTCATAATGTACGTAGGATATCAAATCTTGAATAAAAAACATCATTTTCAAACGAACGTTTACTATCCAAAAAACTTGTTACCTGACGAGTAATAATAATTACTCGTCAGGTAACAAGTCATAGACCTCCATCATGAGTTCGAAATTGAAATCAAATAAAAAATCAAAATCAGGAACGCTTCTTTGATCTGTTATTTGAATCCGAACCCCCTCTTCAAAATTCTGTCTCATCTCTTCTTTATGAGTAATAATTTGAGGTATTAACTCAAACGATACTTCTTTCGCTTTGAATATTTCTT
This genomic interval carries:
- a CDS encoding type IV toxin-antitoxin system AbiEi family antitoxin domain-containing protein; this translates as MILMSSNKRVPLKTAVYRELDTILPIMLAEGSVFSRVSLIAILNQLKQSMILKPAYGYGKFVTALIDLNVLKKVKFTLPNHSTTSRYVLIQGIETAVHPFEIALSLLPNSYLSHYSALFLNDLTNNVPKEIFINREQTKKPVDPQNILTQKKIDYAFNRPMRRTNQIASFHYEGREYLVHMLNGKYTGNLGIINKKSPQLSRKVRVTNLERTLIDCVVRPSYSGGPEEIMSAFKRAAEDISVNRLVGYLKKIDYKYPYQNPIAFYMVANGYKSNSMKLIKDHIDHEFIMYVGYQILNKKHHFQTNVYYPKNLLPDE